TCATGTTTCTGGATTTGCTACATGATTTTTTGACTTATGTGCTTATGATGTTCCTTCTTTCAGGATATTGAACAGATGGATCTGATAAAACTTTGAACATATAAAGTCAAAGAAAGTTCATTTGGAAAAAATTTCCTACTGAGTCTTTATACTAGTAGGATCACTATGGTTCAGACGTTAGAAGCCATAAGAGGTGGAGGTGGATCTGTCAAAGTAGGTACAACTGGGAAAATCAGTGCTCTGATGTCTAGAGAAATAGAATCAGCAAAGGCAGCATCTAAGGCACCTTCCCTGTGTACTTCTGTCGCTGTTTCAGCCAGTGACGTTGCTCCTAGAAAACTGAATTCTCGAACATCAATTAACGAAGCAAGCTGCAGTGCTGCAGTCAATACCAAAAGTGGTAAATGCCCTGAACCTGCAAGGAAGACAAAGCATCGCACTGGAAGAAGTCATCATATTCCAATGCTCGCAGCTGATAATATGTCGTTAGATGGAACTCCTATAAGACAAAAACCTAGTAGAAGGGGTCCTGGTCTAGTTGAAATTGTTGACATAAAATGTGGAAATCCAGAAAAAGCATGGACAAACCCGATAACAAATCGTCTAAAGAAGCTTGGGTTCTCTAAACTATCTGAAAGCTTCAGCTAAGTTTGTGACTGTGACCTCTTAACATCAGCTTTGAGACTCCTGTAAGCAAACCCTGGAGTTGTTTTAGGCTGTTTGCTTTCTGCTACTTCTACCATAGAACACATGCTCGGTATGAGCCTGTTGCTAGCTCTCTTCTTTTTCTCAGGAACACTGGTAGCTGATTCGCGCTTGGATCTTGACAACTGATCACCAGACGGAGCAAGCTGGCGTAGGGGCTTGTTGGAGCTGCTACGAGCGCCTAACTGAAGACGGCTAAAGAACTCTATCTCCCGCGTGATGAGTGATCCAACTGTTCCTCTTGTCCCTATCGCTACTGGATAAGACTGCACCGACATCTTCTCAGGATGTGCCAAGGGATAGGTATGGCATATCTGCACGAATTCCTTTATCTTAGGAGGGAATGTGGAAGTTTGTGGCAGAGGTCTTGTTTTGGTGGGAGACTTGGTTAGAGTGTGAGCCATGTGTTGGTTTTTCACAAAGTTATTTCGCCTTATATTCTTCATGGAGAATGAACTAGGAAGAGCGGGCATGTGGTCACTAGATTCATGTGCATGCAGTTACATCCATTTATGTTGTTTGCTTTTTCCCCTAACTATTGttgaatttatttgattttagtATTGGTAGATGATCATTACTATTAATTATGTGAACCGATCATATCCTGCTGATGGATGGTCCTAGCAGCCCCCTTATCGGCCAATTTCAAGGAAGTAGGTGTAAACAACGGATTGGAAATggtttatttttcttgaaatttttGTGATTTCTTTTCTTGCCAATGAATTGTTAGACAAGAATGGTGTAGATAatgcttttatttttcttgactTGAATGTTGTTTGCTTCATCATGTGaagtcaatatatatatatatgtatgtatttctttttcttttttggggatCTTGTGAGTTGTGATCATGAGAATGTGATAAATGACCAAAATTATTTCCTACTTGCCTCACTACAGCTATATTTCTTTTGAGTTTATTAATCTGGTCACAGGTAGGTCGGCACTGGGAGAATATTTAATTTGTGAGCATAGGTACTAATTATCATTTAAGGACGTCCCTACACTAATAATGTGATGGAAATGAAAATCTTGTTGGGCTTTTTACTGGGAGTAATGATCCCAAGGTCATTTTTGATATATTTCATTGTAGATGTTTTGTCAATACTATATTCTTGCGGTAGtagatggagtatatttttgttttttaagtAAGTATTTCATCAGTCCCTGAATAAATATCTTCAACtgtcaaaatttatatatcaagaaagtattttacattcttaactttACTCTTGATTATTGCAtagaaaattgaataagtaaaaattttgtactccctccgtcccgcgagtcttgacacgtttgggttcggcacgggaattaaggagttgtagattagtgttttaagtgtgtaattaataaagtataaaattgataaagtaggagagagaaagtaataaaagtgataaagtaggagagagaatataataaaggtgataaagtaggagagagaaggtaataattattgccaaaaaagaaaacgtgtcaagattcgtgggacggcccaaaaaggaaaacgtgtcaagactcgtgggacggagggagtattgattataaaggtgcgttctctttggttgtaaatttatcatgggaaaatgaaggataaataaaatttcaccctttaaatccttaaTTTCTTTTCCACATTTACTATTTGAccattactcattcctcatgtacattacaaaggagggataatattatcacactatttttggagggataatattatccctcctttgtagtgtaaatgatgAATGAGTAAAGGTCAAataggaaatgtggaaaaagaaatgaatgatttaaatagtgaaattttgtttatccctcttttttccatgataaatttacaaccaaagagaacacaccttAAGGGTAAATTCAGAAGTTTGGCATTAACTTATCATGAAACTTTGAAATTGGACATTTATTCGTAAGCAGATTCTCATTCGGGGACAGATCATTGTTCATGAGAAACCTTGAGTCCGCAGTAGCTATCTTTTTTGTGCGTATTATTGTTTGTTTGGTTTTGTCCATTTACTTCAATGTAAACATATAGTGAAGTTTTTCTAAGTTGGTCATGATTTTTCTTTCAGGTGTTCTTGAGTGCAACCGAGTTACACCTGACCCAGTCCGATCCATAAACAATATATACTAAATTCGTGCCTCATTTATCATTTGAGCAATTAGCTTAAGTGATTTGAACTCGCGCCTCAAATGTAAAGGTCACGGGTTTGAATCCCCATTCACCagtattaattttatgcatTAAAAGGTTGCGCCTCATAATGCATTCACAGTATTTGGATTTGTTTAATTGgatcaattaattttattttcaaattcattttagagtgaattttgaaaatagcctatttcttttagtaaatttaaaaattacttattaagataaaaaattttaaaaaatacccacacttaccattttaccccttcAAACAccacattttaaaaaattcccGCATTTTACAATCCAGTGAAATTTGCAATcataattttttggttgtgaattcacaaccagaatttattttagttgtgaatttgagttttaaagtttgaattcacaactaaaaacattagttgtgaattcataactaacaatagagttggttgtaaattcaagatttaaaactcgaattcacaactaacactagcaattcagccgtgaatttaaaaaatacccacacttaccattttaccccttcAAACAccacattttaaaaaattcccGCATTTCACAATCCATTGAAATTTGCAACcataattttttggttgtgaattcacaaccagaatttattttagttgtgaatttgagttttaaagtttgaattcacaactaaaaacattagttgtgaattcataactaacaatagagttggttataaattcaagatttaaaactcgaattcacaactaacactagcaattcagccatgaattcatcaaattggttgtgaatctagttgtgaattcgagctttaaaactcgagttcacaaccaggatttattttgattgtgaattcaagtagtcgtgaatttgaattttaaagtttgaattcacaaccagtaatagagttggttgtgaattcaagaatatttagttgtgaattcatatatctgattataaatttaaaaacattaagttgtgaatttatagatatagtcataaatttaaaaacattaatcaattttaaatCCCACATCCACGAGAAGTCATCCAAAAGGGCATGTAGCTCGTTTTATAATGCATTCCTAATTCCGATCTGCCTAGTCTGATTCACCGCCGCACAAAACACGCACTAATAC
The genomic region above belongs to Salvia miltiorrhiza cultivar Shanhuang (shh) chromosome 5, IMPLAD_Smil_shh, whole genome shotgun sequence and contains:
- the LOC131025890 gene encoding uncharacterized protein LOC131025890; amino-acid sequence: MVQTLEAIRGGGGSVKVGTTGKISALMSREIESAKAASKAPSLCTSVAVSASDVAPRKLNSRTSINEASCSAAVNTKSGKCPEPARKTKHRTGRSHHIPMLAADNMSLDGTPIRQKPSRRGPGLVEIVDIKCGNPEKAWTNPITNRLKKLGFSKLSESFS